CTTCTTGTTCTCTCTATCTTTCTCAAACTAACATCCTCAACTATCCTCAAATACTCAAGAAACATTGCATCAAGTGACTCAATGGAAGCAATTTCCCTAACCCTGTCAGCGATATCCGGTAGTACATCCTCCAATTCTTTAGCACATTGTAGGAGTATCCTTTTATGTTCACTTGACATTGTGTCCAATTTAGGCAAAACTATTTATTAGTGTAATTGCAAAATTAAAATGGTGATGTATATGATAAAAGCCTCCAAAAGGGCCCTTTCTGTAGAATATGCAATAAGAGATGTTGTGCTTCCAGCTAGAGAGTTAGAAAAGGAAGGAATTAAGGTAATTAGACTAAATATTGGTGATCCAGTAAAATTTGACTTCCAACCACCAGAACACATGAAGGAGGCATATTGTAGAGCCATTAAGGAAGGACACAACTACTATGGTGACAGCGAGGGCTTATTGGAATTAAGAAAGGCAATTGTAGAGAGAGAAAAGAGAAAGAACAATGTAGATATAACCCCTGATGATGTTAGAGTTACAGCGGCCGTTACAGAGGCGTTACAATTAATATTTGGAGCATTACTTGATCCCGGAGACGAAGTCCTGATCCCAGGGCCAAGTTATCCACCATATACTGGACTAGTTAAATTCCTGGGAGGAGTTCCAATAGAATATAGGACTATAGAAGAGGAAGGATGGCAACCTGATATAGATGACATGAGAAAGAAAATTACTGAGAGAACAAAAGCTATAGCAGTCATAAATCCAAACAATCCAACTGGGGCATTATATGATAAGAAAACTCTCAAGGAGATAATTGATGTTGCAGGGGAATATGACCTCGTTGTCTTGAGTGATGAGATCTACGACATGATGACATACGAGGGAAAACACATATCTCCCGGATCATTAACTAAAGACGTCCCAGTTATAGTGATGAATGGACTCTCAAAGGTTTATTTTGCCACTGGATGGAGATTGGGCTACATGTACTTTGTAGATCCTGAGAACAAGCTTGAGGAAGTTAGGGATGCCATTGATAGGTTGGCAAGAATAAGGTTATGTCCAAACACTCCTGCACAATTCGCTGCAATAGCTGGATTAACGGGTCCAATGGATTACCTTGAAAAGTACATGAAGAAGTTGAAGGAGAGAAGAGACTATATCTACAAGAGACTCAATGAAATCCCAGGAATTAGCACAACTAAGCCCCAGGGAGCCTTCTATATATTCCCGAAGATAGAAGAGGGTCCCTGGAAGAGCGATAAGGAATTTGTATTGGATGTCTTGAACAACGCTCACGTCCTATTTGTCCATGGTTCAGGATTTGGAGAATACGGTAAAGGTCACTTCAGGGCCGTCTTCTTGCCACCAATAGAGATACTTGAAGAGGCCATGAATAGGCTCGAAAGATTCATGAAAGAGAAGCTTTCTTCTTAACTCCTTATTCTCTTAAAATGGATTTTGGAGCCGGGACCGGGATTTGAACCCGGGACCTGGGGATTACGAGTCCCCCGCCCCACCAGGCTAGGCTATCCCGGCTCAAGTCCAATTCTTTTAAGCCCGTAAAGTGTTTATAAAGGTTATGGACTACAAAATTTTTATATATTCGGTAACTCTCCAAATATGAATGGTGATTCAATGAAATTCGAAAGGATACTTAAAGGGATCATTAGGATAAACATTGGATTTTCCTTATATAGAAGCTGGATACTAGGAAAACAGTGGCCAAAAGGTACGAGCGTTCATCTTTTCGATATAATTAAAAGAAAGAGAAAAGACTAATTTTTCCTCCTCATGATTAGTGGAAGAGCGGCTAACACAAGAAGTACAGCCGGTCCACAGACTCCTTTCTTTGTTTTTGTTGTTTCTGAAGCTGATGGAGATTCGACGGTTGCAGTTGGACTCTTTTCTTCAGCTGATGGCTTTGAAGTAGTTTCAGGAGTTTCAGCAAGATAGGCGCTCTTCATTGCAACTGCCGATCCTATACCAACCCATGGATCGATTATCCTGAACTTTATCCTCTTGTTAACTGGGAAGAATCTCCAGAACTCAACAGTAAATACCCTAAAGCTTTCATACACTCCAATTGCTCCTCCAAGTCTACTTGCATCCCAGAATTTCTCTTCTGAATCTAATACTATGTTCTTGTATCCAGTCAGGTAGATTAAGAACCCAAGATCATCGTCCGTAAAGTTCAAGAGTGGCTTTATCTTTTCTGGAGTGTTATAGTACTCTAAACCCAAAGCCTTTATACCAGCTTGAAGATCACCGTTTCCTAGATACTTAAGGACCTCCTCAACTGTTGCCCTATGAGTATTTTGAGGTGTAAACCTCCATCCGACTCTCCCTGGACCATTTGCTATTGATGAATAGAACACTATCACCCTCTCAATTGGGAACTTTATAGAGGCACTCGCAACCCATTCTTCTGTGTAATAGTTCCACTCAAAGTTCTTTGGATCCGAAAGATAGACAATTTCGTTTGCTGTTCTTCTGTCGACGATCTTGACTTGCACATCAAACCCAGCCTTCTTCAATATCTCTGCAATATAGTAAGCTTCGTTCTTTAGTCCCTCATTGTCAGATCTTCCGAGGCCAATGAGTTTTATTGGTTCTCCGTTGAAGTACCATTTTCCGTTCTTCTTTTCGAGTTTGTAACCCTGTTTGGCTAGATCCTCGGCAGCCTTCCTCATAGCCTCATCAATAAGCTTCAAAGCATACTCCTCATCACCCTGCGCATCCAAACCAAAAGCATCAACAACAGACTGCATCTTTTCACTTGCATATTCCTCCCTACTTATCCAGGGAATGAACAGCGGGACTCCAGATCCTTGTAGTATGTTTTGGACGATGTAGTTTCTGTTGATTAGGTATTCCATGGCGAATCTTATTTCTCTAATTGCGAATGGGTTGAAGTACTTCTTATCACCAACCGTAACCAAATACGGATTATCCTTATCATGAACTGGATTCCAAACAACACTCCATATTGCTCCTACATTTACGTATGTATCAATGTTTTTCCTTTCTTCATCAGAGAGTCCAGTAAACCTATAGGATGGGAATGATGACCATGCGAGATCATAGTCTCCTTTGGCAACTCCTAGGATTATTGTGTCTTCGTTTTGAACTCCATAAAGCTCGATGACGTCGAAGTATGGTTCGAAGTTGTACATGTCTTCGGCGTACTCTGGCTTGACCCACTTGTCAAATCTTACGTATTTGAGGTAGAGGTTTTCTGGTTTGTAAACGTCGATGATGTAGGGTCCATTTGAGATGAACATGTGGTTGTGCTTCTTTATGAAGTTAATAATGTCATCATACTCCTTCAACTCATCCTGCTCGTCATAAATGTACGGCTTCAAGAAGTCCGGAATCGGCTTCTCCTTCTTCAACTTCTCAAGCTCCTCCATGACAACCCTAGCATGACTAGGCGTCAACATATCAATCTGCTGAACCTCCTCAGTAGCTTCACTGAAGGAGAACTTCGGATTATGTGCAACGACTTCACTCATAGCATAAATAAGCTGCCAGGGGTATCCTGCATAGAGAGTATAGTACCACTCCTGGAATGGCTTATATGGTGGGAACGTGTAGGTATGATAAACTGCAATAACAAAGTGGGTCTCGTTTTCACTTATAACCTTAACTCCAAGTAAGTGACTCAATATTTCTTTGCTAACTGTCTCCTCTGTCTTATCGTAGTATGGGTCGTTTGGTCCGTCTTTGGTTGTCCATTCCCATTCCCAGGCGAAGGTGTACATCACGTCGGCGACGCTCAACTTGTGACCATCGTGGAAGTAAATCTTCTGGCACTCGAACTTAACATAAGTTGGAGCAACCTCACCAGCATGAGCAGCAACCCACTCCTTACTCGTTGAATTAAATATCACAGCATCCTCAGGCACCCTAACATTCTCCCCAGCCTCCAAAATCCTACACCTGTAGGGTAGAGGGGCTCCTTCTGTTGACCATGTGTAAGGACCATCGTCTCTTGCCAGACTTGCTGCTCGTCCAGAGTACCTATCCATGAATCCGGCAGCACTTGGATTCCATGCTGACATGAACAAAGACCCTGCTGCTGCATACATTGCTATCTTTAGTGTTTTCTTTTCTTGAGCTGCCACTGGATTAACAATGGGACTCACTAACAAACCCAATGCCACAACCAACAACATTATACCAATCTTCTTCATTTTGATCACCTAGTTTATTCTAGTGGTCATAGTTTATACATGACTCACCAGATTTAAGGATCACCATTGTTTCAAAAAAATTACCGTTTAGGTACTCTTTATGTTGAAACAATGCAAAAATTACTCTCAATCCTCAAAAGAAATCCAAATCATTCTAGAATATTGTAAAGGCACTGACAAAATGGCTTATTGCTCATTATTAACTTGTAGGAATATGCTGAAATCATGGAAAAGCATGAGATACCATTTCACATTCGAACATTAACTAGGAAGTTTGTCATATTGATGAATCCATATATATTAGAAAGCGATAACTAAGTTATCTGATAAAACTGACAACGAAACGACAGGTTTAAAAGTCTAGATTGTTCCTTCCTCTTGGGTGAGAGACATGGTAACTAAGCGCTTACCTGGAAAGATAAGGCGAGCATTAAGGGCGAGATATTATGATATTGAGCCTAGAGCGTGGATTGGAAAGAAAGGGATAACCGAGAGTGTAATAAAAGAGATTGAGACCCAATTAGCCAGAACAGGCGTATTAAAGGTTGAAATAAGAAAGGGAGCATTCATTGCAACTAAAATGAGTAGGAAGGAGATAGCTGAGAAAGTTGCTGAGCTAACTGACAGTGAACTATTGGAGGTTAGAGGCAAAAGATTTATATTGTTCAAGCCGAGAGAGGGATGGGAGAAATATTTAAAAAAGCTCCAAATGAAGGAGCAGGCAAAGAAGAAGATTAAGGAAGAACCAATTCGCAAGATTAAAATTGATATCCTTGAATTCAGGAAGAAATTTAAAAGAGGGAGGGGTTGAGGGATGGCAACGGTTTACGACGTTCCTGGTGATCTTTTAGTTGAGAGGGTTGCTCAAAAGCTTAAGGAAATTCCCGAAATAAAGCCTCCTGAGTGGGCTCCCTTCGTCAAGACTGGAAGGCACAAAGAGAGATTGCCCGAACAGGAAGACTGGTGGTACTACAGGGTTGCTTCAATATTGAGAAGGGTTTACTTAGATGGACCCGTTGGAATAGAGAGGCTAAGGACGTACTACGGTGGAAGGAAGAACAGGGGTCATGCACCAGAAAAATTCTACAAGGCGGGAGGGAGCATAATAAGAAAGGCCCTTCAACAGTTAGAAGCCGCCGGCTTCGTAGAGAAGGTTCCAGGAAAGGGGAGAGTTATAACACCAAAGGGTAGGAGCTTCCTCGACAAGATAGCTACAGAACTAAAGAAGGAGCTCGAGGAAATAATACCCGAGCTTAAGAAGTACTAAAGGTTTTTATATCCCATTTCTCTAAAATTTTTGGGATGCCAAATGGTTAGGATAAGGGCATCAAAGCTTAGGGATGTAGAGTTAATAACAGATACAGGCATTAGACTAGGATGGGTCTACGATTTGCTATTTGAAGAAGATGGTGGCGAAGAAGAAAAAGGAAGGATAATAGCAATTTTGGCGGATCCTGATGAAGATCTTGACATAAGCAAGTTTAAGGTTACAAAGGATGGCCTTCTAATAATTCCGATAACAGCTGTTAAGAGCATTGGGGAAGTTATAATTATAGACTCTGGGAAATTATCCGTTGTAGCGAGAAGAAGATGAGGATAGAAAGGATTTTTCCAGAAGAGGGGAAAGTTTATGAATGTCTACTGGTTACTAGGTTAAACATTACTCCGATTGGAGTTATAAGGGAGGGAAGATACCTCAAATTTAAAATTTTTGAGGGGAAAAGTTTTGAAGATTTAGAGATTGACAATTCTGCAATAATCCAAGTTGTAGATGATCCCGAATTGTTAGTTGCCATAGCGTTTAACATATTTCCAAAGCTTGAACTAGAAAAAGCTAAAGTTCTCTCAATTAAGAAGATAAAGGGATACCCCTGGATAGAGGGAAAAGTTGAATGTAAGGAGATAAAAGTTGTAGATGAACTTGGAGAAAGCAGGGCAAAGCTCTGTAGATTCATCCCTTTGTATATTGGGACAGTTAAGAAAATCCCAAGACCAATTAGCAGAGCGGATAACATCCTATTGGAGCTTGGTGTATTGGGAACAAGGATTCTAGTTGCAAGGAAGAGGGGATTAAACGTTAATAACCTCGTTAGGAAGGCTAAGGAATTATATGAAACATACCTTAAGCTTGGTGGCAAATCAGAGATTGGAGAAGAGATATTTAAAATTATTAAAGGAGGATAAGCTGAAGGACAGCTTCTTCCCCAGGTTCAAGCTTGTCTATCTCCCACACGACTTTACCCTCCTTCATTTCAACTCTACCCTTGCTGGCCCAGGCATTTTTAACGTTAGCTATCTTTTCATATCTGAATTTCCTAAGTTCTCTAAGCCTTGGAGCTCTTACCTTAACAAAGTAGTAGCCTTTGATCATGTCTTCAACTATAACTGGTCTAAAAAATGCCATATACGATGAACTTCCCAATGTTACGAAGAAACCCAAAAGTAAGAGTATAAGCGGTATATCAATCCCTTGTCTACCAGGAGCAATTGTTGTTTGCGATGTTTGTGAGGGCACTGATGTTATATTTGTTTTTGTACTTACATTTCTTGCTGGTGTGGGAGTTGGGGTAGTTGTTTGCCTGATTCTCCATTCTCTAACGACTATACTCGCCTTGGAAGCCAGATATTTATCGCTTATAACCTCAATTCTTACAACTCCGAGCCCTAACTTCTCCACATCAAACTTGCATGTTCCATTTTCATTTGTGATTGAGTAAAATGTTCCTTTAGGCCCTTTGGCAACAACCATTACCCTGTTTATAGGCCGACCCTCAGAATCGATGACCCTAACTCTTAGCGTTGAATTTAGTTGAGAAGCAAAAATTATTGGTCTCTCAACCTTTACTATCTTTTCTTTTATTATTCCATCGAGATTTGCCTTAACAATGAAGATCCCTGGCTCTTTGACATTCAATATAACCAACCCCGATGCATCTGTTTTGAATTCTCTATCGTTAATCCAGACTTTAATTCCCTTTACAGGCCTTCCATTTTCCGTTACCCTGACTATTATCTTTCCATTTTCAAAACGCGCATCAAGATATAAATTTCTCCTGTATACCGTAAAATTGTACATAAGGGTTTTCTTTCTTCCATAGAAATCAGCCTCAAAGAGTAGCGAGTAATTGCCTAAAGAAAGGCCTCTAATGCTTAATTTTTCTGTCCATGAACCCCAGCTCTTGATCATTGGTTTATAAGAAAATTCTTTTATCTTTTTGCCCTCTTTAAAGAGGATTGCCTTTGCGTTCCCGTATAACAAGATGTTTGAATGTGAGTCTATATGTAACAATATTGATACGTTCTCCCCATACAAATATCTATCCTTGCCCTCAATTGATAGTGTGAAGTTCACTATAGATTTAACTTTAAGTTTAAAGTTCCCCTCGGCTATTTGGTGACCAACCTTAGCGGCTACATGAACGTCATAAAGACCAGCCTCCGGCTTTAGGAGGAATATCTTCATTGGGAAGGTATAAGAGGAATTTGGATTTAAGAATTGAATGAAACCCTGAGTGAAGAGAACTCCCTTTAATATATCAGAGGAATAGATTGTTATATTCCTGGCAGTCTCATTTCCAATATTGATCACAGTGACATTAACCACTAGAGTTTCACCGGGGAATCCTTCAACTTCTTCTGGTGAAACCTTCACTAATAGGACAGGTTGAGCTCTAACTGTGGGAATCACCAGAAACAAAAGTAGTAGAATGATAAATTTTCGCTTCATCATGACCACCTATATTAATTTCTTCTGAAGGCCAATGATAACTTCCAGAGGCTCTCCATCTTCTTCTTTAATTACTTTTTTGTTGCTCTTGTGAGCATAATCCAATTTTATAAACCTCCAACCAACTTTAAGGAACTTCACGGCTAAGACAGGAACACCTCCAAACCTCTTGGCAAAATCAATAGTTTTCTTTATATCATCCTCTTTTAAGTAAATTTTGTCCCTTTTAGTGACTTTCACCTCAATGCAGAGATAAACTCTGCCATTTCCAGCTACAAGGTCAACTTTTTTGCTACCCGCTGACCTTATTACTGCGAATCCTAATCTTTCAAGTTTCCTTATAAGTTCCCTCTCGGCATTTGCTCCTTTCCTGTACATCTTTGATATGTAGTCATCCCATACTTTTAAATTAACCTCACGGACAATTTAGTGATGCACATCCTACTAAAGAAAGCTATCAAAGAAAAGTTTGGGAAATTAAACAAGCTTCAAATAGAGGCCTTTAAAAGAATAGTACGAGACAGGAATAGCACCCTTATCATAGCTCCTACTGGAAGTGGTAAAACAGAGGCCGCCATCTTACCTGTCTTAAATGCGATCTTAGAGGAGAATTTATCACCCATAACTTGTTTGTATATAGCCCCAATTAAGGCATTAAATAGGGATCTCCTTGATAGATTAAAATGGTGGGAAGAAAAGACTGGAATAAGGATAGAAGTTAGACATGGAGACACTCCTCAATCTAAAAGAAGTAAACAAGTTAGAAGTCCTCCTCATGTCTTAATAACAACTCCCGAAACTTTACCTGCGATATTGACAACAAAGTCACTTAGACCATATTTAAAGAATGTGAAGTTCGTGATCGTTGATGAAATAACTGAACTCGTTGATAATAAAAGAGGTGCCCAGCTTATTCTGAATTTGAAGAGACTCTCTCTAATCGCAGATTTCATAAGGATTGGACTATCGGCAACCGTTGGTAATGAGGAGGAGATTAGGAGATGGCTAGATGCCGATGTAGTTATAAAACCAACGCTTAAGAAGAGATACAAGTTTAAAGTTCTTTTTCCTCAACCCGACGAAAAAGATAGGGAGATTGCAGAGAAGCTTAACGTTCCATTGGAGGTGGCAACTAGGCTTAGAGTATTGTGGAATATCGTTGAAGAATACAAAAGAGCCTTGATCTTTGTTAATACGAGACAATTTGCTGAGATCCTCGGTCATAGACTAAAGGCTTGGGGAAAACCAGTTGAAGTTCACCATGGTAGTCTTTCGAAGGAGGCAAGGATAGAGGCTGAAAGAAAGCTAAAAGAAGGTAAAATAAAGGCTCTAATTTGCACTTCATCAATGGAACTCGGAATTGACATAGGAGATATTGACGTTGTTATCCAATATATGAGCCCAAGACAAGTTAACAGGCTAATTCAGAGAGCTGGAAGAAGTAGGCATAGATTATGGGAAGTTAGTGAAGCATATATCATCACCACGGGAATTGAGGATTATCTCCAAAGTCTAGTAATAGCTAAGAGGGCCCTAGAGGGAAAGCTCGAAAGAATTAAACCCTACGAAAATGCACTGGATGTCCTTGCTCACTTCATAGTTGGATTGTTAATCGAATACAGAGAAATACCGGTAGTAGAGCCTTATAAACTTGCAAGAGAAACTTACCCGTATAGAAATCTCAGTTGGGAGGACTATGTTGAAGTTGTGAGAACCCTTGAAGAGGCGAGAATCGTAAAGATCAGAGAAGGGAAACTTAAGCTTGGAAGTAAAGCTTTCAAGTATTACTTTGAAAATCTATCAACAATTCCAGATGAGATGAGCTATAAGGTCATAGACATCGTTTCTGGAAAGGTCATTGGTAGACTTGATGAGAATTTTGTCATGGATCTAGAGGAAGGTCTAGAGTTTATAACGCGTGGAAGGACGTGGTTAGTTCTCGAGATTAACGGAGAAGAGGCGATAATTAAAGTGAGAGAGAGTGAAAACATAGAAGGGGCGATACCAAGTTGGGAAGGAGAATTAATTCCAGTCCCGAAAGAAGTTGCAGTGGAAGTGGGCAAACTTAGGAGAGAGCTAGTTTATGACATAAAAAGGGCAAAAAAGTTAATTGAGGGCGTTGAATACGTTGATGAAGAGTTAGAGTTAGTTAGAAACGAACTCCTCAAACAAGAACTAGTTCCAAGCGATAGAGATGTTGTGATTAATGTTCTGCCAAACATGACAATTATTCACTCTGACCAGGGAAACAAAGTTAATGAGGGACTTGCAAGATATATACTGGCTCTCCTCTCCCTAAAGTATGGAAACATATTCTCAATAAGAGCCTATGCACATGCGATAATAATATCATCACCCTTTAGAATGAACCCTGCTGAAATCCAAGAAATGCTAATAAGTGGGGAATTAGTTAACGATGCAATTATAAGAGCACTTAGAGGAAGCACAGCCTATAGATGGAAAATGATAAACGTTGCAAAGAGGATGGGTGCCATCAAGAAGAATGCAAGGATTAAGAGGATTGAAAGGTTGTTTGAGGGTACCATAATAGAAAAGGAGACACTAAATGAAATATTCCACGATAAGATAGATATCAGTGGGTTGCATGAGGTATTGAAGAAGATCAAGAGGGGAGAGATAAGGATCAGGGGAAAGATCATTGAAGAACCAACGGATCTTGATTTAGAATACTTAAAATTCGGAGGGGAGTTTTTACTTACAACTCCCCTACAGAAGGAGGAAGTTGAGACAATATTCAGAGAAAAATTGCTCGAAACAACGTTAGAAGTTGTATGTACTAACTGCGGGTTCTCCTGGGAGACAAAAGTTAGGAGGATTATAGATAGACTAAATGACCTCAAATGTCCTAAATGTGGCTCACTAATGCTTGCTCCACTTCATCCGAAGGATGCAGAGGCCTTCAAATTAGCACTAAACAAAATTAGAAGTGGAAGGAAATTATCAAGCAGGGAAGAAAGGGCATATATTAGGGGTCTAAAGGCCTCCGATTTACTGAGAAATTACGGAAAAGATGCATTATTAGCATTAGCAACTTATGGAGTAGGAGTTGAAACCGCATCGAGGTTACTTTCTAGAGTATCACAAAATGTATTAATAAGGGAACTAATGAAACTAGAAAGGCAATACATAAGAACAAGGAAGTTCTGGGACTAGATACCAAAAGAGCTTTATAGTGGATTGGAATCAAAGTTAAGAGACAATCAAGGTAATGGGGGTATAGAGATGAGAAAGGTCACCATCTCATTAATTCTTGCTATCATTCTAGTGGAGGCACTTGCCCCAATAACTTTTGGAGAAGAGAAGTATTCGGAACTAACTACCGTTGGGCTAAAATTGGGCTGGAGCATAAAATTTGCTCAAAGATACGTAGTGAAGCTACAGGACGTTGACGAATCATGGAGCAAAGTCAAAATAAAAGTCTATGAAAATGGAAATCCAACTGCCACATACATATTAAGCGAAGGAGAGATGGGATACTACCCAGATAAATCAAATGTTATCCTCAGGATAAAGGTAACTGGAATCTGGAAAGATAAAGAAACCGTCTATGTGAAGATTGGAACACCTCTGAAGTTAATTGAAGATAATCTCGTGCTAGAAAAGGGAGAATCGTATACAGTTCCGAGTCCATTCCTAAGATACAGGATTAAGGTCATCGAAATCCCATCGAACTCAGAAGCTAAGGTCGAAGTTACGTATCCTACTGGAAAAAAGGTAACAAGGATGATTAGCAAGACTTCTCCTCTCTCGATTCCTTACAAGATAAGTAATGATCTAACTCAATCCCCATACATCATGGTAGAACTTGTGAGTGCAAAAGAAGGAAAAGAAGTAGTATTAGACATTTATGGTGCAAAATTGACATTCCAAGGAGTCCAAATTCTAAAGTCGAGGGAAGAGTCTAAGCAGGAGACCCAAGAAGTAGGGGAAATTTCACAAGAAATATACAGTGGACTGTTGTACGAGGGGGAAACATTAACCATAGAATATAACGACACCAGGTACGGAATAAGACTCTTATCAGTTGGTTATTATTCAAGATTTGAAGTCCTAGATAAGAAGGGCCAAAGAATTGAATCATTCTCAGTGAGGGAAGGAAGCTCATACCAACTAAAAAAGATTCCCTTTAGAATTGAGATACCACCAAACAGTATTGACCTGATCTATAATAGGACTTATATTAGAGTTTTTGGGCCGTTGGAAGCTTCAGCTATGCCAATAATTAGAGAAGCAAAGGTAGTTGCAGAGCTTTACGTTAATCAAAAGAAGGTACTCTTAAATGGAGATGAACTGATAGTTTTTATAAAGGTCAGGAACATTGGAAAAGGAAACGCATTCCAAGTTAAAGTCCTCGCTCCTGTTCCAAATGATTTCGAACTGAGAAGTGGAATAGGAACATGGACCTTAAACACCTTAGAGGCATATTCAGAGATGCCCGTTTTGGTCTATACCTTAAAGCCAAATAGGGTCGGAACTTATAATCTAGGTCCAGTCATTGTCGAATACTACAATGAAGCTGGCAAAAAGGTGACTGTTAAATCAAATAGTATAGAGAAGATAGAAGTCTACGGTATCCCAGAGATTAAGTTAGAAGTTAAAGGGCTTAAAAAGGATGGAAGCTGGGGAAGTTATATAACGGGAGATGTTAATTCAACAATAAGGTTGAGATTTAGAGTTTCAGCTATTGGAGAGAATGAAAAATATGAGTTCATAAAAAACGCAAGTATAGTTGTCAACATTGGAGATTTCCTAGATGGTAAGGAAGTTTTACAGGTAGGAGATTTGAAAGCAGGAGATGAAAAGATCATTGAAAGTCAATACCTAATTCTAAGGGAAGGGATACATAGAGTTAGTGCCACGTTAGTTTACCAGGATCCCCTCGGAAATTGGCATAGGATTGATTATCCAAATGTTGTTATTATAAATAGCATTCCACCTAAGGTCATTGTGAAGAAAGAGGTTGTTGAAAAGTGGCCAGAGCCAAGTCAACTACCAGAGTACATAGATGTTGTCCTATCAAAACT
The window above is part of the Pyrococcus sp. NA2 genome. Proteins encoded here:
- a CDS encoding pyridoxal phosphate-dependent aminotransferase, with protein sequence MIKASKRALSVEYAIRDVVLPARELEKEGIKVIRLNIGDPVKFDFQPPEHMKEAYCRAIKEGHNYYGDSEGLLELRKAIVEREKRKNNVDITPDDVRVTAAVTEALQLIFGALLDPGDEVLIPGPSYPPYTGLVKFLGGVPIEYRTIEEEGWQPDIDDMRKKITERTKAIAVINPNNPTGALYDKKTLKEIIDVAGEYDLVVLSDEIYDMMTYEGKHISPGSLTKDVPVIVMNGLSKVYFATGWRLGYMYFVDPENKLEEVRDAIDRLARIRLCPNTPAQFAAIAGLTGPMDYLEKYMKKLKERRDYIYKRLNEIPGISTTKPQGAFYIFPKIEEGPWKSDKEFVLDVLNNAHVLFVHGSGFGEYGKGHFRAVFLPPIEILEEAMNRLERFMKEKLSS
- a CDS encoding ABC transporter substrate-binding protein; this encodes MKKIGIMLLVVALGLLVSPIVNPVAAQEKKTLKIAMYAAAGSLFMSAWNPSAAGFMDRYSGRAASLARDDGPYTWSTEGAPLPYRCRILEAGENVRVPEDAVIFNSTSKEWVAAHAGEVAPTYVKFECQKIYFHDGHKLSVADVMYTFAWEWEWTTKDGPNDPYYDKTEETVSKEILSHLLGVKVISENETHFVIAVYHTYTFPPYKPFQEWYYTLYAGYPWQLIYAMSEVVAHNPKFSFSEATEEVQQIDMLTPSHARVVMEELEKLKKEKPIPDFLKPYIYDEQDELKEYDDIINFIKKHNHMFISNGPYIIDVYKPENLYLKYVRFDKWVKPEYAEDMYNFEPYFDVIELYGVQNEDTIILGVAKGDYDLAWSSFPSYRFTGLSDEERKNIDTYVNVGAIWSVVWNPVHDKDNPYLVTVGDKKYFNPFAIREIRFAMEYLINRNYIVQNILQGSGVPLFIPWISREEYASEKMQSVVDAFGLDAQGDEEYALKLIDEAMRKAAEDLAKQGYKLEKKNGKWYFNGEPIKLIGLGRSDNEGLKNEAYYIAEILKKAGFDVQVKIVDRRTANEIVYLSDPKNFEWNYYTEEWVASASIKFPIERVIVFYSSIANGPGRVGWRFTPQNTHRATVEEVLKYLGNGDLQAGIKALGLEYYNTPEKIKPLLNFTDDDLGFLIYLTGYKNIVLDSEEKFWDASRLGGAIGVYESFRVFTVEFWRFFPVNKRIKFRIIDPWVGIGSAVAMKSAYLAETPETTSKPSAEEKSPTATVESPSASETTKTKKGVCGPAVLLVLAALPLIMRRKN
- a CDS encoding YhbY family RNA-binding protein; translated protein: MVTKRLPGKIRRALRARYYDIEPRAWIGKKGITESVIKEIETQLARTGVLKVEIRKGAFIATKMSRKEIAEKVAELTDSELLEVRGKRFILFKPREGWEKYLKKLQMKEQAKKKIKEEPIRKIKIDILEFRKKFKRGRG
- a CDS encoding 30S ribosomal protein S19e; its protein translation is MATVYDVPGDLLVERVAQKLKEIPEIKPPEWAPFVKTGRHKERLPEQEDWWYYRVASILRRVYLDGPVGIERLRTYYGGRKNRGHAPEKFYKAGGSIIRKALQQLEAAGFVEKVPGKGRVITPKGRSFLDKIATELKKELEEIIPELKKY
- a CDS encoding PRC-barrel domain-containing protein: MVRIRASKLRDVELITDTGIRLGWVYDLLFEEDGGEEEKGRIIAILADPDEDLDISKFKVTKDGLLIIPITAVKSIGEVIIIDSGKLSVVARRR
- a CDS encoding DUF447 domain-containing protein translates to MRIERIFPEEGKVYECLLVTRLNITPIGVIREGRYLKFKIFEGKSFEDLEIDNSAIIQVVDDPELLVAIAFNIFPKLELEKAKVLSIKKIKGYPWIEGKVECKEIKVVDELGESRAKLCRFIPLYIGTVKKIPRPISRADNILLELGVLGTRILVARKRGLNVNNLVRKAKELYETYLKLGGKSEIGEEIFKIIKGG
- a CDS encoding CARDB domain-containing protein, whose product is MKRKFIILLLLFLVIPTVRAQPVLLVKVSPEEVEGFPGETLVVNVTVINIGNETARNITIYSSDILKGVLFTQGFIQFLNPNSSYTFPMKIFLLKPEAGLYDVHVAAKVGHQIAEGNFKLKVKSIVNFTLSIEGKDRYLYGENVSILLHIDSHSNILLYGNAKAILFKEGKKIKEFSYKPMIKSWGSWTEKLSIRGLSLGNYSLLFEADFYGRKKTLMYNFTVYRRNLYLDARFENGKIIVRVTENGRPVKGIKVWINDREFKTDASGLVILNVKEPGIFIVKANLDGIIKEKIVKVERPIIFASQLNSTLRVRVIDSEGRPINRVMVVAKGPKGTFYSITNENGTCKFDVEKLGLGVVRIEVISDKYLASKASIVVREWRIRQTTTPTPTPARNVSTKTNITSVPSQTSQTTIAPGRQGIDIPLILLLLGFFVTLGSSSYMAFFRPVIVEDMIKGYYFVKVRAPRLRELRKFRYEKIANVKNAWASKGRVEMKEGKVVWEIDKLEPGEEAVLQLILL
- the hjc gene encoding Holliday junction resolvase Hjc, coding for MYRKGANAERELIRKLERLGFAVIRSAGSKKVDLVAGNGRVYLCIEVKVTKRDKIYLKEDDIKKTIDFAKRFGGVPVLAVKFLKVGWRFIKLDYAHKSNKKVIKEEDGEPLEVIIGLQKKLI